A part of Tessaracoccus timonensis genomic DNA contains:
- a CDS encoding TerC family protein: MTEITPAIWAITLVVIGGLLVFDFVFHVRKAHIPTLKEAAIWSAIYVGIAIIFGFVLMYGLDHQTGIEYFNGYILEKALSVDNLFVFLVIIGSFKVPREDQQKVLLFGIVFALITRSLFIFAGKALIDAFQWMFYIFGAFLLWTAIHMLMPEKEDSDEANNFIIRTVKKFVHTSDQYDGDKLFTYVDGKRVLTPMLLVMLAIGGTDILFAFDSIPAIYGVTQNVYLVFTATAFSLMGLRQLYFLIDGFLDRLVYLKFGLTAILAFIGVKLIIHAMHENDVPFINDGEPIHVIPEIGAYTSLYVILIILVLTIVGSLLTPSGKALSTASALHREATAYVQSVGQYSNVERYEQYEKILRLERKLAGLHSKHVDKHAKDDHDEVVAQAHALRAQGR, encoded by the coding sequence TTGACCGAGATTACTCCCGCCATCTGGGCCATCACCCTCGTCGTCATCGGCGGCCTGCTGGTCTTTGATTTCGTCTTCCACGTTCGTAAAGCGCATATCCCGACGTTGAAGGAGGCGGCCATCTGGTCGGCCATTTACGTCGGCATCGCAATTATCTTCGGCTTCGTCCTGATGTATGGGCTTGACCACCAAACCGGAATCGAGTACTTCAACGGCTACATCCTGGAAAAAGCGCTGAGCGTTGACAACCTTTTTGTGTTCCTGGTCATCATCGGCAGCTTCAAAGTGCCACGTGAAGATCAGCAGAAGGTGCTGCTATTCGGCATCGTGTTCGCTCTCATTACCCGAAGCCTATTCATCTTCGCAGGTAAGGCTCTCATTGATGCCTTCCAGTGGATGTTCTACATCTTCGGCGCGTTCTTGCTCTGGACTGCCATCCACATGCTGATGCCGGAGAAGGAAGACAGCGACGAGGCGAACAACTTCATCATCCGAACGGTGAAGAAATTCGTCCACACTTCTGACCAGTACGACGGTGACAAGCTGTTCACCTACGTTGACGGCAAGCGCGTGCTCACCCCGATGCTGCTCGTGATGCTCGCCATCGGCGGCACCGATATCCTCTTCGCGTTCGACTCCATTCCAGCCATTTACGGCGTCACTCAAAATGTGTACCTGGTGTTCACCGCAACGGCATTTTCGCTCATGGGTCTACGCCAGCTGTACTTCCTCATCGATGGATTCTTGGATCGCCTCGTCTACCTGAAGTTTGGTCTCACCGCCATTCTCGCCTTCATCGGCGTGAAGCTCATCATCCACGCGATGCACGAAAACGATGTGCCGTTCATCAACGATGGCGAACCCATCCACGTGATCCCCGAGATCGGCGCCTACACCTCGCTGTACGTCATCTTGATTATCTTGGTGCTCACCATCGTCGGCTCGCTGCTGACCCCGTCGGGCAAAGCACTCTCGACGGCCTCCGCGCTGCACCGCGAGGCGACGGCCTACGTGCAGTCGGTCGGGCAGTACTCGAACGTCGAGCGCTACGAACAGTACGAGAAAATCCTTCGGCTTGAGCGGAAGCTGGCAGGCCTCCACAGCAAGCACGTCGACAAGCACGCCAAGGATGACCACGACGAGGTCGTCGCCCAAGCGCACGCCCTGCGCGCGCAGGGAAGGTAG
- a CDS encoding MFS transporter, which translates to MELWRALKRLWVRDEFRRLLVLRLTAQTADGTLQVGMASYVLFSPQSQPDAGAIAAVLAISLLPFTLLGPFVSPLLDRWSRRDVALWSNVIRAVLTLIIAGIVFVNWTSGAGTTTLMVLLLVALSLNRFMLAGLSAGMHHTVSPREYLSASSIIPMVGPLGVVVGGAVGLGIRLVLGRFVPTHVADAVIFVVAAAVFVWSALAATTFSRGALGPDDQEELPSMRHVLRGLGAASAHLWQRKSALLGLVDMAVTRFLFGLVSVALILVARNRWHPVTEPDAALVDLGVWGAMTGAGFLLAAVVVPSSVSRVGLRTTLVALLSLGAASTLVVTFSDGRWVLFGMSFVVGLVTQAVKVCVDGLVHAHIDETYKGRVFTFYDMGFNGAYVLAAVVAMFALPADGVSSPAFAAMTALFVVLAALTAWGAARITVAEFERGSEDLART; encoded by the coding sequence ATGGAGTTGTGGCGCGCGCTGAAACGGCTGTGGGTGCGCGACGAGTTCCGTCGCCTGCTCGTGCTTCGCCTCACCGCCCAAACCGCCGACGGCACACTCCAGGTGGGCATGGCCAGCTACGTGCTGTTCTCGCCCCAGTCCCAGCCCGACGCCGGCGCCATCGCGGCGGTGCTCGCCATCTCGCTGTTGCCATTCACACTGCTCGGGCCGTTCGTTTCTCCGCTGCTCGACCGTTGGTCGCGACGCGACGTCGCGTTGTGGTCGAACGTCATCCGGGCAGTGTTGACGCTCATCATCGCAGGCATCGTCTTTGTGAACTGGACGAGCGGAGCTGGCACCACGACGCTGATGGTGCTGTTGCTCGTCGCGCTCAGCCTCAACCGATTCATGCTCGCCGGACTGTCTGCCGGTATGCACCACACCGTCTCCCCGCGTGAATACCTGTCGGCCTCGTCGATCATCCCGATGGTGGGGCCGCTCGGGGTAGTCGTCGGTGGCGCGGTCGGCCTCGGCATCCGGCTTGTGCTCGGACGATTCGTCCCCACCCACGTCGCCGACGCGGTGATCTTCGTCGTCGCAGCGGCCGTGTTTGTGTGGTCAGCGCTGGCGGCGACGACGTTCTCGCGCGGCGCGCTCGGCCCCGACGACCAGGAGGAGCTGCCGTCGATGCGCCACGTGCTGCGCGGGCTCGGCGCCGCGAGCGCGCACCTGTGGCAGCGCAAGTCCGCGCTGCTCGGGCTCGTCGATATGGCGGTGACGCGCTTCCTCTTCGGATTGGTGTCCGTCGCGCTCATCTTGGTGGCCCGCAACCGGTGGCATCCCGTCACCGAGCCCGATGCCGCGCTCGTCGACCTCGGAGTCTGGGGCGCGATGACCGGCGCCGGCTTCCTGCTCGCCGCAGTCGTCGTGCCCTCCTCGGTGAGCCGTGTCGGGCTCCGCACCACCCTCGTCGCGCTGCTCTCTCTCGGCGCGGCGTCCACCCTGGTCGTGACGTTTTCAGATGGCCGATGGGTGCTGTTCGGCATGAGCTTCGTCGTCGGGTTGGTGACGCAGGCGGTGAAGGTATGCGTCGACGGACTCGTGCACGCCCACATCGACGAGACGTACAAAGGCCGCGTGTTCACGTTCTACGACATGGGCTTCAACGGTGCCTACGTGCTCGCCGCAGTGGTGGCCATGTTTGCGCTCCCCGCCGACGGCGTCTCATCGCCGGCGTTTGCCGCCATGACGGCGCTCTTCGTCGTACTCGCGGCGCTGACGGCCTGGGGCGCGGCGAGGATCACCGTCGCAGAGTTCGAGCGCGGTTCGGAAGATCTCGCCCGGACGTAA
- the galE gene encoding UDP-glucose 4-epimerase GalE, translating to MKILITGGAGYIGSTVASACEDAGHDVVILDDFSTGKREFIQDRPLYEGDIADGALVDQIFSEHHIDAVVHCAAKIVVPESVADPLGYYDNNVGKTVKLLEALERNGNKRFLFSSSASIYAPDENFVVTEQSPLSPNSPYAKTKYLVELILEDFTKASDMRVLSLRYFNPIGTDPKLRSGQQLEHPTHVLAKLLEAWQKHETFTVTGVDWPTRDGSGIRDYIHVWDLAQAHVAALEHFDEATASEPYQVFNIGTGNGVTVKELAASFEEISGDPLQVTFGPPRPGDVAGVYTVSQKAKDVLGWEAKLSETDAVRDAIAWLPERKKMLGY from the coding sequence ATGAAGATTCTCATCACTGGCGGCGCCGGATACATCGGCTCCACTGTGGCCTCCGCCTGCGAAGACGCAGGTCACGACGTGGTTATCCTCGACGATTTCTCCACCGGCAAGCGCGAGTTCATCCAAGACCGACCGCTGTACGAGGGAGACATCGCCGACGGCGCTCTCGTCGACCAGATTTTCTCGGAGCACCACATCGACGCGGTGGTGCACTGCGCAGCGAAGATCGTCGTCCCAGAATCGGTGGCCGATCCGCTCGGCTACTACGACAACAATGTCGGCAAGACGGTGAAGCTGCTTGAAGCGCTCGAACGCAACGGGAACAAGCGATTCCTGTTCTCGTCGTCTGCGTCGATCTACGCACCCGACGAGAACTTCGTCGTGACGGAGCAGTCGCCGCTGAGCCCCAACTCGCCATACGCGAAGACGAAGTACCTCGTCGAACTCATTTTGGAGGACTTCACGAAGGCGTCCGACATGCGCGTACTCTCGCTCAGGTATTTCAATCCCATCGGCACCGACCCGAAGCTCCGCTCCGGCCAGCAGCTCGAGCACCCCACCCACGTGCTCGCAAAGCTGCTCGAGGCGTGGCAGAAGCATGAGACGTTCACCGTCACCGGCGTGGATTGGCCCACCCGCGACGGCTCCGGCATCCGCGATTACATCCACGTCTGGGACCTCGCCCAGGCGCACGTCGCCGCGCTGGAGCACTTCGACGAGGCCACCGCCAGCGAGCCGTACCAGGTGTTCAACATCGGCACCGGCAACGGCGTCACGGTGAAGGAACTCGCCGCGAGCTTCGAGGAGATCTCGGGCGACCCACTGCAGGTCACGTTCGGCCCGCCGCGCCCCGGCGACGTCGCGGGCGTCTACACCGTCTCGCAGAAGGCCAAGGATGTGCTCGGCTGGGAGGCCAAGCTCTCTGAAACCGACGCGGTACGCGACGCCATCGCTTGGCTGCCCGAGCGCAAGAAGATGCTCGGGTACTGA
- a CDS encoding penicillin-binding transpeptidase domain-containing protein, with amino-acid sequence MIRRWTATGLVALLLLAGCSSEPGGNETPSAPLPSGAQAAPPQGVPSADDAAAALAKALEALDISKVPMQSNGQSAQDELETIFAGMDGIKPKVKVGKVGYKADERAAVIPLQFSLDVGVHPWTYSSEATMKWVSDQWRLEWSPSIIHSRLTSSNRMRRVVTRPARAPINDKDGVALAEEISLFEVGIDKSSADKGIWQEAARHLARILRIDAAAYEKKLMAGGEKQFVVAATLRQQDIPAEVNDVPGLYVREIKSTQGPTGGFAASLLGTVGKPTAEMIEKSDGKLSRNDVVGLSGLQSRYNEQLGGVPGVRVEFVQRKDATEKLDPIVVFSQEQSVGAPIKLSLDRDMQQKAEDALSSQSGVASIVVIDVATGGIAAAANSKDAGDFPYATFGKYAPGSTFKIASALALVRKGSTAGSTVECPATHSMGSHVFHNYSGYSHTGKITLADAVAHSCNTAFTKASSKVTNAELHDAAASLGVGVDYDAGFRSYFGTVDPKADLDRAASMIGQGQVTMSPLGMAAVAASVAKGETVIPWLVEGHQAKSTAKPLTGAEAAELQKMMTATVDYGTGTALKGVATGAKSGTAEFGKRGALKTHAWMIAYNDKYAVAAFVEEGSSGGSAAGPLVQKVLS; translated from the coding sequence GTGATTCGACGTTGGACAGCGACGGGGCTCGTCGCGCTATTGCTGCTCGCCGGATGCTCGAGCGAGCCAGGAGGCAACGAGACGCCGTCGGCCCCGCTGCCCTCGGGGGCGCAAGCTGCACCGCCGCAAGGCGTGCCCTCCGCCGACGATGCGGCGGCGGCGCTCGCGAAGGCGCTCGAGGCGCTGGACATCTCGAAGGTGCCGATGCAGTCGAACGGGCAAAGCGCACAAGATGAGCTCGAGACGATCTTTGCCGGTATGGACGGCATCAAGCCGAAGGTGAAGGTGGGCAAGGTCGGTTACAAGGCCGACGAGCGCGCGGCGGTCATCCCGCTGCAGTTCAGCCTCGACGTCGGTGTCCATCCCTGGACGTACAGTTCCGAGGCCACCATGAAGTGGGTGAGCGACCAGTGGCGACTGGAGTGGTCGCCGTCGATCATTCACTCGCGGCTCACCTCCAGCAACCGCATGCGCCGCGTCGTCACTCGTCCAGCGCGCGCGCCCATCAACGACAAGGATGGCGTGGCACTCGCCGAGGAGATCTCGCTGTTTGAGGTCGGCATCGACAAATCGAGCGCTGACAAGGGCATATGGCAGGAGGCCGCCCGTCATCTCGCGCGCATCCTACGTATCGACGCGGCCGCGTACGAGAAGAAACTGATGGCCGGCGGTGAGAAGCAGTTCGTGGTGGCTGCGACGCTGAGGCAGCAGGACATCCCCGCCGAGGTGAACGACGTGCCGGGGCTGTACGTGCGCGAGATCAAGTCGACGCAGGGCCCCACCGGCGGGTTCGCAGCCAGCCTGCTCGGTACCGTCGGGAAGCCCACTGCGGAGATGATTGAGAAGTCCGACGGGAAACTCTCGCGGAACGACGTGGTTGGGCTCAGCGGCCTGCAGTCGCGGTACAACGAGCAACTCGGCGGGGTGCCCGGGGTGCGCGTCGAGTTCGTGCAGCGCAAGGATGCGACGGAGAAGCTCGACCCAATCGTGGTGTTCAGCCAGGAGCAGTCGGTCGGCGCGCCCATCAAGCTCTCGCTCGATCGAGACATGCAGCAGAAGGCCGAGGATGCGCTGAGTAGCCAATCCGGGGTGGCGTCGATCGTCGTCATCGACGTGGCCACCGGCGGCATCGCGGCGGCCGCGAATTCGAAGGACGCGGGCGACTTCCCGTACGCCACCTTCGGTAAGTACGCACCCGGCTCCACGTTCAAGATCGCCTCAGCCCTCGCGCTGGTGCGCAAGGGCAGCACGGCAGGATCCACCGTCGAATGTCCGGCGACGCATTCCATGGGCAGCCACGTCTTCCACAACTATTCGGGCTATTCACACACGGGCAAGATCACCTTGGCCGACGCCGTGGCCCACTCGTGCAACACCGCGTTCACGAAGGCGTCGAGCAAGGTGACGAACGCCGAGCTGCACGACGCCGCTGCCTCGCTCGGTGTGGGGGTGGACTACGACGCGGGGTTCCGCTCGTACTTCGGCACCGTCGACCCCAAGGCCGATCTCGACCGGGCCGCGTCGATGATCGGGCAGGGGCAGGTGACGATGTCGCCGCTCGGCATGGCCGCGGTGGCCGCGTCGGTGGCGAAGGGTGAGACGGTGATTCCTTGGCTCGTCGAAGGGCATCAGGCGAAGTCGACGGCGAAACCTCTCACCGGGGCGGAGGCTGCGGAGCTGCAGAAGATGATGACCGCCACCGTCGACTACGGCACCGGCACCGCGCTGAAGGGCGTGGCGACGGGCGCGAAGTCGGGCACCGCCGAGTTCGGCAAGCGCGGTGCGCTGAAGACGCACGCCTGGATGATCGCCTACAACGACAAGTACGCCGTCGCGGCGTTCGTCGAGGAGGGCAGCTCGGGCGGCTCCGCGGCCGGGCCGCTGGTGCAGAAGGTGCTCTCCTGA